Proteins co-encoded in one Candidatus Tectomicrobia bacterium genomic window:
- a CDS encoding radical SAM protein, with product MQPLMVAADPQGRIFEHPDLAMVGAQGREAVAPQPEELSPLPEGSRLFTLPGSHPVGGRPEKGELVVVEEADFDESPVPVSAACTFPAPGWMRTLLPCAERGEDAPALPLWAYTALGFDPEGRGFVCAAVRVDDCPRWAPARFDDRGLAGRVAEMRDRHPKNRMIPHLARCAQEFHCFAAKNFFAGRWEMGLPIAPLCNADCRGCISLQTDDLFPASHERIGFVPTPEELRDIALPHLEGAELAVASFGQGCEGEPLLQAGVIERACRLIRERTARGTLHLNTNGSRPEWVPRLAAAGLESIRVSTNSVLPGWHRAYYRPETYGFEQVEDTVKAAVDAGLYTQINYLVFPGVTDLEAEAEALIEFCGRTGLHVIQMKNLCMDPDLYLDLLPGLEEAGEAMGMAFLLDILRRELPHVALRYFNRPREEWHLDPRSASRKVGGKVALRVLPGDGGPAEGGGS from the coding sequence ATGCAGCCTCTCATGGTCGCGGCCGATCCCCAGGGCCGCATCTTCGAGCACCCGGATCTCGCCATGGTCGGCGCCCAGGGCCGGGAGGCGGTCGCCCCCCAGCCGGAGGAGCTCTCGCCCCTGCCGGAAGGGAGCCGCCTGTTCACCCTTCCGGGGAGCCACCCCGTGGGGGGGCGCCCGGAGAAGGGCGAGCTCGTCGTCGTGGAAGAGGCCGATTTCGACGAAAGCCCCGTCCCCGTCTCCGCAGCCTGCACCTTCCCGGCGCCTGGCTGGATGCGCACCCTCCTGCCCTGCGCCGAGCGCGGGGAGGACGCCCCGGCGCTCCCGCTCTGGGCCTATACCGCCCTGGGCTTCGACCCGGAGGGGAGAGGTTTCGTCTGCGCCGCCGTCCGGGTGGACGATTGCCCGCGCTGGGCCCCGGCCCGGTTCGACGACCGGGGGCTCGCCGGGCGGGTGGCGGAGATGCGGGACCGCCATCCCAAGAACCGCATGATCCCCCACCTGGCCCGCTGCGCCCAGGAGTTCCACTGCTTCGCCGCCAAGAACTTCTTCGCCGGGCGCTGGGAGATGGGCCTTCCCATCGCCCCCCTGTGCAACGCGGACTGCCGGGGGTGCATCTCCCTCCAGACGGACGACCTCTTCCCGGCGAGCCACGAGAGGATCGGCTTCGTGCCCACCCCCGAAGAACTGCGCGACATCGCCCTCCCGCATCTCGAGGGGGCGGAGCTCGCCGTCGCGAGCTTCGGCCAGGGCTGCGAGGGCGAGCCCCTGCTCCAGGCGGGGGTCATCGAGCGGGCCTGCCGCCTCATCCGCGAGCGCACCGCGCGCGGCACCCTTCACCTCAACACCAACGGAAGCCGCCCCGAATGGGTGCCCCGCCTCGCGGCCGCGGGACTCGAGAGCATCCGGGTGAGCACGAACAGCGTCCTGCCCGGGTGGCACCGCGCCTACTACCGGCCCGAAACCTACGGGTTCGAGCAGGTGGAGGACACGGTCAAGGCCGCGGTGGACGCGGGCCTCTACACCCAGATCAACTACCTCGTCTTCCCCGGGGTGACCGACCTCGAGGCCGAGGCCGAGGCGCTGATTGAGTTCTGCGGGCGCACGGGCCTCCATGTCATCCAGATGAAGAACCTTTGCATGGACCCGGACCTCTACCTCGACCTCTTGCCCGGCCTGGAGGAAGCGGGGGAGGCGATGGGCATGGCCTTCCTCCTGGACATCCTGCGGCGGGAGCTGCCCCATGTGGCGCTCCGCTACTTCAACCGGCCCCGGGAGGAATGGCACCTCGACCCGCGCTCGGCATCCCGGAAAGTGGGTGGGAAGGTGGCCTTGCGCGTCCTCCCGGGGGACGGCGGCCCGGCGGAGGGCGGGGGCTCATGA
- a CDS encoding Hsp20/alpha crystallin family protein, with the protein MQRLLEESLRGRRPAPVPEPAAALETAWAPRVNVYERDDEVLIFVELPGIHSPDEVSLEFQEGLLSVGGVRREPDAGERAEAVLAEGNFGAFRRLISLPEDADPSSITAKMRAGVLEIRAAKRKPRRLEISEFKD; encoded by the coding sequence ATGCAGCGGCTCCTCGAGGAGAGCCTGCGCGGCCGCCGGCCCGCCCCGGTCCCCGAGCCCGCCGCCGCCCTCGAGACGGCCTGGGCCCCGCGCGTGAACGTCTATGAGCGGGACGACGAGGTGCTGATCTTCGTGGAGCTTCCCGGCATCCATTCGCCGGACGAGGTGTCGCTCGAGTTCCAAGAGGGTCTTCTCTCGGTGGGCGGCGTCCGGCGGGAGCCGGACGCCGGGGAACGGGCCGAGGCGGTGCTGGCGGAGGGAAATTTCGGGGCCTTCCGGCGCCTCATCAGCCTGCCGGAGGATGCCGACCCCTCCTCCATCACGGCCAAGATGAGGGCCGGCGTCCTGGAGATTCGCGCGGCCAAGCGCAAGCCCCGCCGGCTTGAGATCTCGGAATTCAAGGATTGA
- a CDS encoding DegQ family serine endoprotease, with product MTMRSVASRQRFVKWISWLPVLVLAAFLAGPPLADRPAFAAAAVQGLPSLADLAERLRPSVVNISAETVVQAQPGIPGMPGDPWPEMFRRFFEGQPLPFPESGPPIEQRSTSLGSGFLIDKDGFVLTNNHVIEKATGITVILDNRKRRKATVVGRDPLTDLALLKVEKRPGDNFVPVALGDSDKLRVGEWVMAIGNPFGLSHTVTAGIVSAKGRMIGAGRFDDFIQTDASINPGNSGGPLFNLQGQVVGINTAIFSRAGGNIGIGFAIPANMAKTIVPQLRKGSVVRGFLGVSIQSVNETMAKSLGLKEQRGAIVASVVDDSPAAKAGIRRGDVITSLNEQKIEKARDLSRIAADLKPGTAVRVAVLRAGKPLALTVTMGRMPDEEQMVARAPARENITSSLGIQVQDLTPDIARQVGVRTRSGVVITNVTQGSPAAQVGLQRGDVIIEVNQKRVRNVAEMGQALQQGKGTGNLFFVERKGSTFYMAIENQG from the coding sequence ATGACCATGAGATCCGTCGCTTCCCGGCAAAGGTTCGTGAAGTGGATCAGTTGGCTTCCCGTCCTCGTCCTGGCCGCCTTCCTGGCCGGGCCGCCGCTGGCGGATCGCCCGGCCTTCGCGGCCGCCGCGGTGCAGGGACTCCCCTCCCTGGCGGACCTGGCCGAGCGCCTGCGTCCCTCGGTGGTGAACATCAGCGCCGAGACGGTCGTCCAGGCCCAGCCCGGAATCCCGGGCATGCCCGGCGACCCCTGGCCGGAGATGTTCCGCCGCTTCTTCGAGGGCCAGCCCCTCCCCTTCCCGGAGAGCGGCCCGCCGATCGAGCAGCGGAGCACCAGCCTGGGATCGGGCTTCCTCATCGACAAGGACGGCTTCGTCCTGACGAACAACCACGTCATCGAGAAGGCCACCGGCATCACCGTGATCCTCGACAACCGCAAGCGGCGCAAGGCCACGGTGGTGGGCCGCGATCCCCTGACCGATCTCGCCCTGCTCAAGGTGGAGAAGCGGCCGGGCGACAATTTCGTGCCCGTCGCGCTGGGCGACAGCGATAAGCTCCGGGTGGGAGAATGGGTGATGGCCATCGGCAATCCCTTCGGCCTCTCGCACACGGTGACGGCCGGGATCGTGAGCGCCAAGGGCCGGATGATCGGGGCCGGGCGCTTCGACGACTTCATCCAGACGGACGCCTCCATCAACCCCGGCAACAGCGGCGGCCCGCTCTTCAACCTCCAGGGCCAGGTGGTCGGGATCAACACCGCCATCTTCAGCCGGGCCGGGGGCAACATCGGCATCGGCTTCGCCATCCCGGCGAACATGGCGAAGACCATCGTCCCGCAGCTGCGGAAGGGCTCGGTGGTCCGCGGCTTCCTGGGGGTGTCCATCCAGTCGGTCAATGAGACGATGGCCAAGAGCCTCGGCCTCAAGGAGCAGCGCGGCGCCATCGTCGCCAGCGTGGTGGACGACAGCCCGGCGGCCAAGGCGGGCATCCGGCGCGGGGACGTGATCACCTCCCTGAACGAGCAGAAGATCGAGAAGGCCCGCGACCTCTCCCGGATAGCGGCCGACCTGAAGCCGGGCACCGCGGTCAGGGTGGCGGTCCTCCGCGCGGGGAAGCCTCTCGCCCTCACGGTGACGATGGGCCGCATGCCGGACGAGGAGCAGATGGTCGCCCGCGCGCCCGCCCGCGAGAACATCACCTCCTCCCTGGGCATCCAGGTGCAGGACCTCACGCCCGACATCGCCCGGCAAGTGGGGGTCCGCACCCGGTCGGGAGTGGTGATCACCAATGTGACGCAGGGCAGCCCCGCCGCCCAGGTGGGGCTGCAGCGGGGCGACGTGATCATCGAGGTGAACCAGAAGCGCGTCCGCAATGTGGCCGAGATGGGCCAGGCCCTGCAGCAGGGCAAGGGCACGGGCAACCTCTTCTTCGTGGAACGCAAGGGATCAACTTTCTACATGGCGATCGAGAACCAGGGTTGA